A genomic segment from Rutidosis leptorrhynchoides isolate AG116_Rl617_1_P2 unplaced genomic scaffold, CSIRO_AGI_Rlap_v1 contig45, whole genome shotgun sequence encodes:
- the LOC139883781 gene encoding MADS-box protein FLOWERINGUS C-like — MGRKKVVMKRIENKASRQVTFAKRRNGLMKKARELSVLCDVDVALLVFSSCGKLYQFSSTNSLAKIVDRYRHYHKEDGNADHITANEEEWNLDMGHCSYAELLQTVHRLEGPNAEEVSVNDLNQLETELDDKLLLIRAKKEEMVMGHMRNLEEQVFAYFLKMNMNVETLYILFLGCDARVKSLKDMNQLHEDKVCILESNGIVPI; from the exons ATGGGTCGGAAGAAAGTGGTGATGAAGCGAATCGAGAACAAAGCAAGCCGTCAAGTGACTTTTGCAAAGAGGCGTAACGGATTGATGAAGAAAGCTCGTGAACTTTCCGTTTTGTGTGATGTGGATGTCGCTCTTCTTGTCTTCTCCAGCTGTGGGAAGCTCTACCAGTTCTCTAGCACCAACAG TTTGGCTAAAATCGTGGACCGTTATAGGCACTACCATAAAGAAGATGGCAATGCTGATCATATAACTGCCAATGAAGAG GAGTG GAATCTGGACATGGGCCATTGTTCATATGCAGAGCTTCTTCAAACGGTTCACAG GCTTGAAGGACCAAATGCCGAGGAGGTCAGTGTGAATGATCTTAACCAACTAGAAACTGAACTTGACGATAAACTGTTGCTAATTCGAGCTAAAAAG GAGGAAATGGTGATGGGACATATGAGGAACCTTGAAGAACAGGTATTTGCTTATTTTCTTAAAATGAATATGAATGTCGAGACTCTGTATATACTATTTTTGGGTTGCGATGCCAGA GTAAAGTCGCTGAAAGACATGAACCAACTTCACGAGGACAAG GTATGTATCCTTGAATCGAATGGAATCGTACCGATTTAG
- the LOC139883782 gene encoding F-box protein CPR1-like — translation MSIMLPRELITEILSRLPVKSLHRFRCVSKPFRNEIDSRNFVNYHLSQLLNTNLSHVFNDLDIINTFELESLDDNPMTRESDISIDPLGFCNGLLYFLPTTSLYQKTPKIVLFNPTTREHRILHDSGLKKKFHRINYCYGFGYGSVTEDYKVVMICSSNKRLINRSNKILIMLYSFKLSCWMIVENDYIPFSFWVQHNSAPFISSNIHFRVTPKSIINTTMNHMAIAGFDLADEQFNFVPLPMISGETRFNMAVLRGCLCVTSSWCGTINHDIWILKEYEVNQSWTKLLSIRLISANVPRGSWETNCPAFIPIAYSKNGDRVLLKFCRPSYGRRLCWYDLIEKEFGFTKVLRELTHLFSGNVITNI, via the coding sequence ATGTCGATAATGCTTCCTCGGGAATTAATAACAGAGATTCTCTCCCGACTTCCCGTGAAATCCCTCCATCGATTCAGGTGTGTATCGAAACCGTTTCGCAACGAAATCGACAGCCGCAATTTCGTCAATTACCACCTTTCTCAATTGCTGAATACAAACCTCTCCCACGTCTTCAATGACTTAGACATAATCAATACGTTTGAACTTGAATCACTCGATGACAACCCAATGACTCGCGAATCGGATATTTCCATCGATCCATTAGGGTTTTGCAACGGCCTGCTCTACTTCCTGCCGACCACGAGTCTCTATCAAAAAACACCAAAGATTGTGTTGTTCAACCCAACTACACGAGAGCACCGTATCTTGCATGATTCTGGTTTAAAGAAAAAGTTTCATCGTATTAACTATTGTTATGGGTTCGGTTATGGTTCTGTCACAGAAGACTACAAAGTAGTCATGATATGTTCCTCTAATAAAAGATTGATCAATCGCTCTAATAAAATATTGATCATGCTTTATAGCTTCAAATTAAGTTGTTGGATGATTGTTGAAAATGATTATATCCCTTTCTCCTTTTGGGTTCAGCATAACTCAGCTCCCTTTATTTCTAGTAATATCCATTTCAGGGTGACTCCAAAATCAATTATTAATACTACTATGAATCATATGGCGATAGCGGGTTTTGATTTGGCCGATGAGCAATTCAATTTCGTTCCACTACCAATGATTTCAGGTGAAACTCGGTTTAATATGGCCGTGTTAAGAGGATGTCTCTGTGTAACTTCGTCTTGGTGTGGAACAATCAATCATGATATATGGATATTGAAAGAATATGAAGTAAATCAATCTTGGACGAAGTTGCTTTCTATTCGTTTGATTTCTGCTAATGTGCCACGAGGAAGCTGGGAAACGAATTGTCCAGCCTTTATCCCAATAGCATATTCGAAGAATGGAGATAGAGTACTCCTCAAATTTTGTAGACCAAGCTATGGAAGGCGGCTTTGTTGGTATGATCTGATTGAGAAAGAGTTTGGATTTACTAAAGTTTTGAGGGAGTTGACACATCTCTTTTCTGGAAATGTCATAACGAACATCTAG